The genome window TCCTTTTTTGCAATGTCTACTACTTTCTGCGCTATTAGCGGTCTTGCCAGGGCTGTTGCCAGGCAGTATTTTTTCTGATATAGTGCATTTGCCTTAATTGCCGGATGGATGAATTTTTGTACAAATTCTAATTTTGCATCTATGTTGTAATGTCGAAGAACTCCGAGCTTTTTTGCTTTTGCCGCGATTTTCTTTTGGTCGCTTCCCTCTCCAACGTCAACTGTGACTGTAATTACATCCATGTTGTGTTTTTCTTGTAAGTATTTTATGACAACTGAAGTATCTAATCCGCCAGAAAAAGCAAGTACTGCTTTTTGTTTCATCGAGCTTTTTCGTGAAAATGCTTTGCATTTATCTTTTATGCTGATCCCGAAAAATTTTTCATTTTATGTTTTTGGAAAAAATCACTATGGCAAAAAATTACAACTAGCTTCAGCTAAAATCCGATCACTATTTAACCAAAGTTTCATAACGCTGTTTTATGAAAATTCTCGTCTATTTCGGTGTGGCAGCCGCGATAATTACAATTGCTATCGTATCAATGAGTCTGGGGCAGCCTGAATCAGAAGAGAACCAGGTCAGACTGGTATTTCTGGCAAATGTGAATCACGCAGTGCCTGTTGTGGGGCTGGAAAATGGCGAATTTGCAGAGAAATTGGGCAATACTACAATCAAAACAAGAATCGTGGACAGCGGCCCTGAGGTAATTGAGGCGCTTTTCACAAAGTCTGCTGATCTGGCATATTTGGGGCCTGCTCCGCTTGTAATTGGATATGTAAAGTCAAAGACTGATGATATCAGAATTCTGGCCGGCGCTACCAGTGGCGGGGCAAGCTTTGTCATACAAAAGAATTCTGCAATATCTGCTGCCGCTGATTTGGATGGAAAAAAGATTGCAGCACCATTTATTGGAAATACTCAGGATGTCTCTCTTCGATATTATCTTGCAGAAAACAATCTGAAATCTAAGGAAAAGGGCGGCACAGTCACCATCTACAACATTGCAAATCCTGAAATCTATACTTTGTTTGCAAAGGGCGATATAGATGCAGCATGGGTGCCTGAGCCAACTGCCACAATGCTAGTTGAGCAGCTTGGCGGAAAACGGCTGTTCAAAGAAGAAGACACGTGGCCTGATAAGAAATTTGCCTCCGTGTTGCTAGTTGCAAGAACCGAGTTTTTGGAGAAGCATCCTGACCTGGTGGCAAAATGGATTGATGCTCACACAAATACTGTAAACTGGATTAACGAAAACCCTGATGAGACTGAGTCTATATTTATCGACTTTTACAAAAAGCACACTGGAAAAAAACTATCTAAAGATATTGTCCATGGCGCATTTTCAAATATTATGATTACATCAGATCCGATCCAAAACTCGATTAGCATATTTGCAAAACGGGCTAACGATCTTGGCTATCTTGGCCGTTCTGGATATAATCTGGATCATATTTACTATGTTGATAACAAAACAAGGGTGGCATCGTGGCAAAACTAGAAGCAAAAAACATTGTCAAGTACTTTGATCATGACGGGCAGCCGCTAAAGGCACTTGGCGGCATAAATCTCACCGTGGATGAGGGAGATTTCATTTGTTTGGTTGGGCCGTCTGGATGTGGCAAGTCCACCTTTCTTAGGATAGTGGCAGGACTGCAAAAGCCAGAAGAAGGGCAAATCCTACTTGATGGTCGCCCGATTATCAATACCGGGCCTGATAGAATTCTGGTGTTCCAAGAAGGTGCGTTATTTCCGTGGCTCAAGGTGCAAGACAACGTGGAATTTGGATTAAAAATTGCGGGCATTCCAGACTCTGAGAGACATGAAATCTCCAAGCGCTACTTGGAGATGATGGATTTGACAAAATTTGCAAATTCGTATACATATCAACTGTCTACTGGGATGAGACAAAGGGTGGCAATTGCCAGGGCGCTAGTCATGGATCCAGAAGTATTGTTAATGGATGAGCCGTTTGCAGCGCTGGACGCACAGACTCGTGATACCCTTCTAGTTGAAATGCAAATGATCTGGCAAAAAACAAAAAAGACAATCATATTTGTGACTCATTCTGTCTCGGAAGCGACTGTCCTTGGAAACAAAGTTGCGGTGTTTACTCACCGACCGTCAACGATTAAAAAAATTTTTAGCATAGAAAACAAAAGACCGCGCCTTTCAGAAGACGAAACCCTGATGAAATACCAGCAGGAAATACTTGCCGAACTGCGACCCGAAGTAAAATCAAAGGGAGATGGGGAATGAAGGCAAATATCTTGGCAAAGAAAATTGCGTTTTTTGTCGGAATTGTTCTTGTATGGCAGGCACTTGATTCTGCAAATGTGTGGCCAGACAATATCTTTCCATCGCCGCTTGAGGTTGGCGAGAATCTGTGGTATGGCGCATCTGATGGGACTCTGTTCTTTGGGATAGGAACTAGCCTCTGGAGGTTGGCAGTTGGCCTTGTACTGGCAATAGTGGGAGGAGTCACACTTGGCGTGTTTATGGCACGGGTGGAAACTGTAAACCAAACAATCGGCTCTATAATTTTGGGGTTGCAGTCGATTCCATCAGTCGCGTGGAGCCCTTTGGCAATAGTTTGGTTTGGACTGACAGATGCTGGGATAATTTTTGTTACGGTGGCAGGTGCAATATTTGCAGTCACCATAAACACGTACACTGGTGTGAAAAACATCAATCCTGACTATATCGCAGCGGCACAAAACATGGGTGCAAGGGGTGGCCAACTAATAACAAAGGTGCTGATCCCTGCTGCATTTCCGTACATGATTTCCGGATTCAAGCAGGGTTGGGCATTTGCATGGAGGGGCGTGATCGGTGCAGAACTGCTGTTCTCGTTTTTAGGACTCGGATTTTTGCTAAATGTTGGCCGACAGCTCAGTGATGTCTCGCAGGTAATAGCGATGATGCTAGTCATAATGATTATTGGCATTGTAATTGATGGGCTTATCTTCAAAAAACTAGAAGACAAAGTCATGTCAAGATGGGGTTTGCGTTAGTCGCTTCTGGGCCTCTTCAAAGGTGCAAGGCTTCCAATCTCTGCATAAGGAAGCATTGTTTTCAATGAGCTCCTCGATGCTGATGTATCCCCACTCTGCAAACAAATCATCGTTTAGGTTGGCATAGCCGTAGGCAATGTTTTCACTCCTGTCTAGTTCTGCTATTAGCCAGTAGAATCCTATTTGTGGTATTTCCCACTTTTGATAGATTATTTTCTTTTCAGCTGGAATATCTTCTGTTTCATATATCTTGGGAATATCTTCTTTCTTTTCACATTCTGTTTTTTTGTCAACTCTCTCCATGCTTCTACATTGAAAAGAAACAATTCATCTTAAGGGGCTAGGAGTGGCGACAATGCAGTGGTAGAGTTAATTTTTAATTTTTAAAGAAATCAAAAACGCAACAATACAAATTCCAACTGCAAAATACATCACAGAGACATTGTTATAGTAAAACGCAAGTGCGCCTGCAATGACTGGTCCGATCACATTTGCTATGGCTATTGTGGAATTGAAAATTCCAGTGGATGTGGATTTTGGGTTATTTTCCATTAGGTGAATGCTCCCACCAATGTACAGAAATGCCCATGTGATGCCTACTAATGCCATGGATGGAATTGCCATCCACCAGCTAGTCATTAGTGCCATTCCTAAAAATACAAACACTGTGAGGCCTACTCCTATTTTGAATTTGGTTGTGTTTTTTGTTTTTATTTTTGAGGCCATCAAATTCATTAAAACGAACGCTGTTGCAGTATTTGCTACGTACACCAATGATACCTCATATAGCTTGGCGTGAAAAGTTTCAGTCAAAACAAGCGGTAGAATGGTCCAAACTGATGTTGCGCCGATGTGTCTGAGAAGTAAAGACAAAAACAGGTGCTTGTTTTTTGCAATGACTGCTATCGTTGTTCCCTTCCCAATTTCTCTCGGCATGGTATAGTTTGGAAGTCTTGACGACAGCGCAAGTCCTACCAAAAAGAAACCGGCACTTATGAGAAATATTGTCTTTTCATTGTTTGCAATTCCAGCAGCAACTATTCCTGCAAGCCATCCAAGTGCATGAAACGATATGATTGATGCAACCTTTGCCTTGTCTTTGCCTGACTCGTACGTGTATGCAAGCATTGCTGGAACGATCATTCCACTTGCTATTCCTGCCCCCAGTCGCGCTAAAAGTAAGTAAAACGAATTGTCTGCAAAATAATGTAGCCCAAAGGCAATGGCTGAGCCGATAAATCCGATCTGGATGAAAATCAGTCTTTTTCCACGTTTGTCTGAAATTCTTCCAAAATACAAACTGGACATGATCTGTGCAAAGAAAAACGTGGCAACTGTAATCCCTACCTCAAAGACAGAACTTGTGAGGCTCTTTGCTAGAATTGGCATGAAAACATAAACGATGGATATTCCTGCATGCTCGAAAAACGTGGCTCCCCGGACTAGGTTGCTGATTCCAATTTGTATCATGAAAGTTGCCTCACACGTGCTAAAATGTGGAATAATTTATGTCAAGATTTTGTACGCTTAGGTAGTTATTGTCAGGTTGGGGGCAACTGTTGCTAAAACTCGACTTCCTCTTAGCGCTTCTTTGGAAAAGAAAATGGCAATCTCCAGTTTGGTGCCTGCCAGGTTCACTTTAATCTCCTTGATAGTCGACTTGAATCTTGTTTTTTCGCTTTTTTCTGAACTATCGCTGATCTCTGTGATCAAACCCTCTTTTAGCAAGCTGTTGAAAACTCTGTACCCGCTACTTGTTGGAAGGCTCGATTTTTTTAATATCTCCGGAAGAGTCAGCGCAGTCTCGGTAGCTACTGAAAGAATTGCTTTTTTATCATTATCTCCATATGTGTTTAGGATAAAGTTTGCAAGTGTTTCGTCTCTGACCTCAATAAAACTTGATTTTTGTTTTTTGTTTGATTTTTGTTTTTTAACAGTACACACACTTTCAAATAGGTTTTTCAGAACGCCTTTCGAGGCGTTTCCGAAAAATTCATTTAATACTTTTTCAAAGATATCGAATTGTTGTAATGATTGTTGCAATGAAAGCCCGTATCTTTCAAACAATCTGTCTTTAATTTTCCTCCGTACCGCCGTTCCAAAATGATCGTCCAGGTGGGTTTCAAAATATTGAGCTAAAAGTACATCAATTCCTAACATGTGTTGGACACCAATAGGTACAATGGCTTGCATTTCTGCAATGCCCGTTTTTCAATAGTGATCTCAGTTGTATGCGTATCTGATTTTAGATTAAAGCTAATTGAATGGATTGTTTTTTCATACATTGCACCTTTGTGATTCCCCTTTCCATTCTTTACGTCTCTATCAAAACCTGAAAACAAAATTAGCCCTTGCTCAACAAGTGCGTCTACCTTCCTATATACTGATGACTGGGGAAGTTTTGATCTTTTTACAATTTCTGTTACTGTCATGGGTGTTCTTAGGTTGTAAAGAATAATTCGATTGTCTTTGTCTAGGTACGCGTCAATGATTTTATTTGTTAATTCAGCGTCATTAATCCTAATTGTAATTGAGTTTTCCTCTTTTTTTACGATAGAAAGCACTTTTTCTGTACGCGATTTCTCGCCTAGTTCTGTGAATAACAGAAAAGCCTGTTTTTGTATTTCGCGCATTCCTTGGAATTGCACAGTTTCTATTGTGCATCGCAATTAATTAATAATTTCTCAAATTTGGGAAATTTATAAGATCAGAAAAGTCTTTTATGTGAGTGGTTGGCAAAGGACCATGTTTGTCGCGATTTGCTAACTGAAGATAAATTTAATGATGATGACGAAGTTCTTGTCATTTACAAGTTTAAGGGCACTCATAAGGCCCATAAGATCAGATGCACCTATCTTCAATACAAAAATCTAAAGAGCATTCCATCTGTAGAGTATTGCAGGATTATTATAAAATAATCACCACATCAATCAAATGCTGAACTGAATCAAACTTTCTGGCACTTGTGCTCTGACGATTGTTTTCTCATGTTATAGCACCAAGGCCACTGTGATGGCGCAACCCAACCCTGCAAGTATGTGTGGCATCATGGGGGCAGTCGTGCAAACATAGGTTTCTTTTGCGTCTGAGGAAAATTCTTGAGTGTCTGGATCATGCCTGAATTGAAACTTTCGTTTTCCATTAACAGTGATCTCTGCAGGAAATGTAAAGTTTTCATTTTCAATTTTTTTGTGTATTATGAAATAAGCTAAAATTTTCTTGTATGCTGGTTCGTCAAACTCTGAAAAAAAATTCTTTGATTTTATATTGATTTTCAGATTAAGAATAATTGTGATCATGATGCAAAGTACGGATGCAAACATGATGGTCAGTATTGGAATTACGACTCCATCAAATTTTGGCAAAATGACCGAAAGGGATAACAAGCCAAAGAAATCACCCGTGGCATATCCCATTCCGTTGAATTTCATAATCCATCCAGCAAACGCAATTCCGACGCCTGACATCATGCCAATTATGTTTAGAGGACCGATTAATTCCTGAATGCTTGTTTCAAATACGAAAACGAAAACTGCCGATATTGCTGCAAAAGAGCCAAGGCCAAAGACCCACACTCTGTCATCAACATACCTCGTTTTTACATCCCAATATGTGGCAACAGACATCATTCCAATTGTAATTGCTGCTCGAATGATTTCGAATTCATTCATTGCATTACCTTACTTTTGTGAAGTCTGGCGTAGCACTCCAAATCTTTGATAAAGTTCTCTCTTGCGATTGAGTCACTATCCTCAATGTCTGTTATTTTGGATTTTATCTCGACAACCCACTTGTTCAGTGATGTCAGTTCGGCATCGTAATTTTCCAACATTTTCATTTTTTCAGGAAAAATTCTAATTGTGTTTTTGTGATGACGATAAGTTAGCCCCATTTCGCGTAAATTACGGATTAATTTGGACGTAGAGTGCGAATATTTTACAATATCTGCAAAGTACGCTACCGCAAAATATCCTACAAATCCGTTATTCTCTAGATTTTTTTGAATGACATATGCTTGTGATAAAAGACATAACGATGATACTGATATGCCGATCTTTGCCGCAACATAATACCAACGCCCAGTATCTGTCAACTTAAAAAGGCCGTCAGTAAATTGGATTAAATTTTTAGATTGCAGATCGCAGATTGAGACCCTTATGACATTGAGACTCTTATTCATCTGTAAGATTTTTTCGACTAGTTGTTTTTGTTCGCATGGGGCAGAGTAAAGCGTCTTGCAAATTAAGTGGGCGGTACTATTTGTCTCCAAACAACGGTTTTTGAAAAAAAGAGAAGAGATTTCTTTTTTTGATTTTTCAGAAAGATCCATCTCAAATGCGGTTCGAACTAAGAACTAGTACTCTCAAGCTTTCTTTAACTTCTAATTCTTTGGCAAGTTTTGCAAGTTTTGTAATCTGTGCTGACTTTGTTATCATTTTGGCATGAATCTCTGCTCCGTTTTGCATATCGAGAAATTCCGTATGTTCTGGTAGCATGAAGCAGGATTTTTTCCCGGACTCTCCCTGGATTACGATAACTCCGTTTTTTTCATCTATGGGCGAGACCGTATTTTTCTTCATGTCTAGTCTAAATCTTTTTCTTGCTGATTTCTTTTTTATTTCCTCAATTTTTTCGTTGAAAATATTTCTCTGTTCTCTTGGCAATTTTACTACAATGTTTTTTAATGATTCTAATTCTTTTACTATCTCATCTCCTACCGCTATGTCAAGTATTGTTTGATGAGGTACATTTCCAAGAATTTTTTTGATGTTTTCTTTTTCATTAGTTGAGTATTTTGTTACAATTGAATATGGCCTGCTTTCCTGTTTTTTCGATGATTTAGTTTCTTCTTCGATGTTATCTATCTCTTCAATAAAATTTACCGGTTCCCTCTGAGGTTTGTCATATAGTGGTTCAAAGAGTCCTTCCAAATACTTGTGGGTTGGAAATGAGAATTTCTTACCTGATAATTGCTTGAGGGATACCTCTAACATGTCGACTGCTTTTACATGCTTGCTTTTTGATTGGATTTTACATATGGTTTCTAAGACATATGGGGGCATCATGACCTCTGTCAGTGTTTTGGCCAGTTCATTTTGAATGGATTGGAGCCTTTCATGTGCATCGTTTGCCAGATTTCTGCAATTTTCTAACATCCTCACATACGATTCTGACAGCCAACACATTTTCGAAATTTCACTAATGCTCATGCCGTCAAAGAATCTTGCAAGTTCGATGATTTTGAGAGGATTCAGTGGGCTAGTCTGATTTAGTCTGACATGAAGTGCAACCACTTCTTCAAGTGAATCTACTTGATAGAAATTTGCCTTGAATTCTTTCACGTCTGCATTCTTTAGGCCTAATACTCGTGCTCCTCCATCTGCTACGTATTTTTTATTGTTAAAAAGAACCACACTAAGTGCAGGAATTGACTCTGGATTGAATTTTGCAGTTTTAGTGATGGAGTCGATCTTTTTTGCAGTGTGAATAGTTATTTGAACTGGACATGGATGTAACTCTGATATCTGCACAATTTGCTGAGGTATTGAGAGATTTGACATCAATTTATCTGCACTCCTCTGTTTCTTCTTTTTTTATTTTTTGATGCCGATTATTGTTTTCATTAGAAAGAACAAGTTTTCTGATTTTTACAAATTCTTTACTTTCACGAGATGCCATGTTGTAGACAAATCTTGAAACAGTGTGACAATTTTCTAACGGCGTCTTGTTTTTTAATGTGCTTAATCCTATGATCATATTTCTAACTTCTTCACGTTTTTGTTGAGGAACTTTATTGGAGTATATGTTGAGATAATAATTTAGATAGTTGTCTCCGTCACATTTTATTTTCAATTTTTCTTTGGCAGTAATTTTTACTAATGAAAAAACTTTGAACATTGTTGGTGTTCGACTAAGAGAAAACGCAAATTTTATTGATTTTTGAATCTCTGTGTCACTTTTTGGAATTGAATGTCTCCTACACGCAACAAACAACGCAAAGGACGCCTTTTCTGCCGTGGAGAAATTTGTATTTTTATCGAGTTTTGAATACATATTCCAAGCATCGAGGGAAACATGACGTGGCAGTTTGAGTTTACTGCATGCATTTGAGAAGCTGGACAAGGCTGCTTTTTGCTCGTGAATTCTCATTGTGGCCTCAATTTTTACAGGTTTGCAACCCGGCTGAATCTCTTGAAATAGATTGGCGGTACTATCAACACTTGTCTCTGGAATGTCATCAATTCCTAAAACCACTCCACACGCCTTGCAAACAATTTCCTCCGACTCTGTAACTATCTGATCTTCGGATCTGTGCTTACAGGTGATTCTTGGAATTTTTCTTGTTTCGTCTAATGCCGATTTGGGGATTTTTTGAAATGACGAACATACATTTGATGTGGATTCATAGAATGCAAAACTCATGATCTTCCTCTGCACTTAAGACCAATTTTTTGACATCTATGATCACTTGAAAATTTAGTTGATGGTAATCTCTTTGTCATGTCTTTGCATATTTCAGCTTTAAACTATATAATAATTGATAAATTTCTTCGTTTTGAGAAATTAATGATTTGCTGAGAACTTGAAATTGATTAAGTTTGTTTTTGGAATTTTGATTAATTTAGTTGGCATCTTTTTTTGGCCCATTAATTTAATTTTTATCGAAATCAAATTCGTGATCAGAGTTTAAACTATTATTGGTTGTTTTTTTCATATGTGATCTTCTAAAAACTTGTTTGTCAAAATTATTAATTTTTAAAATACTGAAAAATCTCCACATGTACCACCGCAAACTGATTCCTTTTTTCCAAATTAATTTGAAATACATGATACTTGATATCCCAAATCCGAATGCTGTCATCAAAAACAAATAGTCGTCATGTAGGATAGCTCTTGCCCTCACATCGTCATATGCAATAAAAGAAACATTCTCAGTGTGGTGTGGAATGCCTTCCCAATGATCAAAGACCTCTCTGACCAGAAATGAAAATTTGTCCTTTGGGGGAACTGATAGGTTCACCACCTGCCCATAAGTGTAAAATCCTCCCCCAAGTGCATTTTCTACGT of Candidatus Nitrosotenuis sp. DW1 contains these proteins:
- a CDS encoding ABC transporter substrate-binding protein; amino-acid sequence: MKILVYFGVAAAIITIAIVSMSLGQPESEENQVRLVFLANVNHAVPVVGLENGEFAEKLGNTTIKTRIVDSGPEVIEALFTKSADLAYLGPAPLVIGYVKSKTDDIRILAGATSGGASFVIQKNSAISAAADLDGKKIAAPFIGNTQDVSLRYYLAENNLKSKEKGGTVTIYNIANPEIYTLFAKGDIDAAWVPEPTATMLVEQLGGKRLFKEEDTWPDKKFASVLLVARTEFLEKHPDLVAKWIDAHTNTVNWINENPDETESIFIDFYKKHTGKKLSKDIVHGAFSNIMITSDPIQNSISIFAKRANDLGYLGRSGYNLDHIYYVDNKTRVASWQN
- a CDS encoding ABC transporter ATP-binding protein, producing the protein MAKLEAKNIVKYFDHDGQPLKALGGINLTVDEGDFICLVGPSGCGKSTFLRIVAGLQKPEEGQILLDGRPIINTGPDRILVFQEGALFPWLKVQDNVEFGLKIAGIPDSERHEISKRYLEMMDLTKFANSYTYQLSTGMRQRVAIARALVMDPEVLLMDEPFAALDAQTRDTLLVEMQMIWQKTKKTIIFVTHSVSEATVLGNKVAVFTHRPSTIKKIFSIENKRPRLSEDETLMKYQQEILAELRPEVKSKGDGE
- a CDS encoding ABC transporter permease, producing MKANILAKKIAFFVGIVLVWQALDSANVWPDNIFPSPLEVGENLWYGASDGTLFFGIGTSLWRLAVGLVLAIVGGVTLGVFMARVETVNQTIGSIILGLQSIPSVAWSPLAIVWFGLTDAGIIFVTVAGAIFAVTINTYTGVKNINPDYIAAAQNMGARGGQLITKVLIPAAFPYMISGFKQGWAFAWRGVIGAELLFSFLGLGFLLNVGRQLSDVSQVIAMMLVIMIIGIVIDGLIFKKLEDKVMSRWGLR
- a CDS encoding MFS transporter yields the protein MIQIGISNLVRGATFFEHAGISIVYVFMPILAKSLTSSVFEVGITVATFFFAQIMSSLYFGRISDKRGKRLIFIQIGFIGSAIAFGLHYFADNSFYLLLARLGAGIASGMIVPAMLAYTYESGKDKAKVASIISFHALGWLAGIVAAGIANNEKTIFLISAGFFLVGLALSSRLPNYTMPREIGKGTTIAVIAKNKHLFLSLLLRHIGATSVWTILPLVLTETFHAKLYEVSLVYVANTATAFVLMNLMASKIKTKNTTKFKIGVGLTVFVFLGMALMTSWWMAIPSMALVGITWAFLYIGGSIHLMENNPKSTSTGIFNSTIAIANVIGPVIAGALAFYYNNVSVMYFAVGICIVAFLISLKIKN
- a CDS encoding helix-turn-helix domain-containing protein → MQFQGMREIQKQAFLLFTELGEKSRTEKVLSIVKKEENSITIRINDAELTNKIIDAYLDKDNRIILYNLRTPMTVTEIVKRSKLPQSSVYRKVDALVEQGLILFSGFDRDVKNGKGNHKGAMYEKTIHSISFNLKSDTHTTEITIEKRALQKCKPLYLLVSNTC
- a CDS encoding prepilin peptidase; this encodes MNEFEIIRAAITIGMMSVATYWDVKTRYVDDRVWVFGLGSFAAISAVFVFVFETSIQELIGPLNIIGMMSGVGIAFAGWIMKFNGMGYATGDFFGLLSLSVILPKFDGVVIPILTIMFASVLCIMITIILNLKINIKSKNFFSEFDEPAYKKILAYFIIHKKIENENFTFPAEITVNGKRKFQFRHDPDTQEFSSDAKETYVCTTAPMMPHILAGLGCAITVALVL
- a CDS encoding cyclin family protein encodes the protein MSFAFYESTSNVCSSFQKIPKSALDETRKIPRITCKHRSEDQIVTESEEIVCKACGVVLGIDDIPETSVDSTANLFQEIQPGCKPVKIEATMRIHEQKAALSSFSNACSKLKLPRHVSLDAWNMYSKLDKNTNFSTAEKASFALFVACRRHSIPKSDTEIQKSIKFAFSLSRTPTMFKVFSLVKITAKEKLKIKCDGDNYLNYYLNIYSNKVPQQKREEVRNMIIGLSTLKNKTPLENCHTVSRFVYNMASRESKEFVKIRKLVLSNENNNRHQKIKKEETEECR